AGGTCGCCGACGCCGCGACGGCGGGGCGCGCCGCGGACGCCCTCGTGCTGCTGCGGCAGGCGCTCTCGACAGGCACCGACCCGATCCCGATGCTCGCCGCGCTCAATATGAAGGTGCGCGCGATGGCGCGGGTGTACGGCGCCGTCGGTTCGAGCGGGCAGCTCGCGAAGGAGCTCGGCATGGCGCCGTGGCAGGTGGATCGTGCGCTGCGCGAGGTGCGCGGCTGGCGCGAGGAGGACCTCGCCCGCTGCATCGACCTGGCCGCCGAGACGGAGTGGTTGCTGAAGGGCGGCAGCCGCGACCCCGAGTACGCGCTCGAGAAGTACCTGCTGTTCGTGGCGAAGCGCGGCCGCTAGCTCGAGCTCACCCGTCGAGACTGCCCATTCCTATCGAGTCGGCCTGATTGTCGCGCGAATGATAGGCCGACTCGGTGCAAATGGGCCGACTGAGCGAGTGCGAACGTCGCACCGCCCGGATACACGAAGAGACCCCGCCGAGGCGGGGTCTCTTCGTGAAACCGCGGAAGAACCGGTCGCTTAGAGCGCGGCCACCTGAGTGGCGAGCTTCGACTTGCGGTTCGCGGCCTGGTTCTTGTGGATGACGCCCTTCGAAACGGCCTTGTCGAGCTTCTTGCTGGCGAGGGCGAGCTTCTGCTCGGCCACGGCCTTGTCGCCGGCGGCGATGGCTTCGCGGGCGGCGCGCACGACGGTGCGGAGCTCGCTCTTGTAAGCCTTGTTGCGCTCGGTCGCCTTGCGGTTGGTCTTGATGCGCTTGATCTGCGACTTGATGTTTGCCACGTTGAATAGTGTCCTTTAGGTACAGGTTTGACGGTTGTTCCGCGCGGCGAGAGAGGGCACCTCGCGGGTTGTGTGGATTTCACCACACGCAAGCCAAGAATCAACTTTAGCAGAAGCGAACGCAGGAGTCTCGATTCCGGCACCGTGTCGGAGCCGCGCTGCGTCGGCGCAGCCGCTCATTCCTCGTCGCGCTGCAGTCGGTACCCCATGCCGGGCTCGGTCAGCAGGTACCTCGGCTCGGCGGGCTGCGGCTCCAGCTTCTTGCGCAGCTGGGAGAGGTAGAGGCGCAGATAGCCGGTGTCCTTTGCGTGTTCGGTGCCCCAGATGCGGGTGAGGAGCATCTGCCGGGTGACGAGTCTGCCTGAGTTCCTGATCAGCAGCTCCATGATCTGCCGCTCGGCGGCCGCGGCTGCGGCGATCCTCACGGTTTCCATACGGCCCGGGCTCCGATGCTCACGGAACCCGCGCGCCCGCGCGCTCCGCGGAGAGCCGGGCCCCGCCGCTGTGGGATAATGGCGGGCAATGTCTCCTCGCAGTGTGAACCCCCCAGTGCCGG
The genomic region above belongs to Leucobacter muris and contains:
- the rpsT gene encoding 30S ribosomal protein S20; this encodes MANIKSQIKRIKTNRKATERNKAYKSELRTVVRAAREAIAAGDKAVAEQKLALASKKLDKAVSKGVIHKNQAANRKSKLATQVAAL